Proteins found in one Terribacillus sp. DMT04 genomic segment:
- the hemE gene encoding uroporphyrinogen decarboxylase, with product MSKIKNDTILRAFRGEATDYTPVWYMRQAGRSQKEYRELKEKYSLFEITHQPELAAYVTRLPVEQYNVDAAILYKDIMTPLPGIGVDVDIKSGIGPVIANPVRNLQDIEKLGSLDPNRDIPYILETIKLLTEEQLEVPLIGFSGAPFTLASYMIEGGPSKNYHKTKSLMYSDPAAWFALMDKLAEVSITYAKAQVKAGASAIQIFDSWVGALNAADYRTFIKPTMEHIFRSLRELNVPLILFGVGASHQILEWNDLPVDVIGLDWRISIKEARDKGITKTLQGNLDPAFLTSDWNVLEERTKDILNQGRQAGPHVFNLGHGVTPEISPSVLKQLTAFIHSYSAKQNSIL from the coding sequence ATGTCTAAAATCAAAAATGATACAATACTGCGTGCTTTCCGTGGAGAAGCGACGGACTACACGCCTGTATGGTATATGCGTCAAGCAGGTAGGTCGCAGAAAGAATACCGGGAATTAAAAGAGAAATATTCCTTATTCGAAATTACACATCAACCTGAGCTTGCAGCTTATGTGACAAGATTGCCAGTCGAACAATATAATGTCGATGCAGCAATTCTGTATAAGGATATTATGACACCATTGCCAGGCATCGGCGTGGATGTAGATATCAAGTCGGGTATTGGCCCAGTCATTGCTAACCCGGTGCGTAATCTTCAGGATATAGAAAAACTCGGAAGCTTAGACCCGAATCGAGATATCCCTTATATCTTAGAAACGATCAAACTGCTGACAGAAGAACAGCTGGAAGTGCCGTTAATTGGATTCTCCGGTGCGCCGTTTACACTTGCGAGCTATATGATCGAAGGAGGACCATCTAAAAACTATCATAAGACAAAATCACTTATGTATAGTGACCCGGCAGCATGGTTCGCTTTAATGGATAAACTCGCAGAAGTTTCCATTACGTATGCAAAAGCTCAAGTGAAAGCTGGCGCTTCTGCCATTCAGATTTTTGATTCATGGGTTGGCGCATTAAATGCTGCTGATTACCGCACCTTTATTAAGCCGACAATGGAGCATATTTTCCGATCACTTCGTGAATTGAATGTTCCGCTTATCTTGTTTGGTGTAGGTGCAAGTCATCAGATCCTGGAGTGGAATGATCTGCCGGTAGATGTTATTGGGCTGGATTGGAGAATCTCTATCAAAGAAGCGAGAGACAAAGGCATTACAAAAACATTGCAAGGCAATCTGGATCCAGCTTTCCTTACAAGTGATTGGAATGTCTTGGAGGAGCGGACGAAAGATATTTTGAACCAAGGACGTCAAGCTGGTCCGCATGTATTCAACCTTGGGCATGGCGTGACGCCGGAGATAAGTCCAAGTGTCTTGAAGCAGTTGACAGCCTTCATTCATTCGTATTCAGCAAAACAAAACTCAATTCTATAA
- the hemH gene encoding ferrochelatase: protein MAKKTVGLLVMAYGTPYKEEDIERYYTDIRHGRKPTPEMLEDLTSRYKAIGGISPLARITEEQAQALETALNKYQDVIEFKAYLGLKHIEPFIEEGVAKMAADGITEAISIVLAPHYSTFSVKSYNERAHKAAQEAGNLQITSVESWYDEAGFIKYWSDNIAEIFAGMDKEERDKAALIVSAHSLPEKILQNGDPYPDQLKRTADLIQEQTGIKNVELGWQSEGNTPDPWLGPDVQDLTRELYEKKGYRSFVYAPVGFITDHLEVLYDNDYECKVVCDELGAKYYRPAMPNTDQLFINTLAKVVLEQQARVERHG from the coding sequence ATGGCAAAGAAAACAGTTGGTTTACTAGTAATGGCGTATGGTACGCCATATAAAGAAGAAGATATTGAACGTTATTATACAGATATTCGGCATGGTCGTAAGCCGACACCTGAGATGCTGGAGGACTTAACGAGCCGTTATAAAGCTATCGGCGGTATTTCCCCGCTTGCACGTATTACAGAAGAGCAAGCGCAAGCTTTAGAGACAGCTTTGAACAAATATCAAGATGTTATTGAATTCAAAGCATATCTTGGCTTGAAGCATATTGAGCCTTTCATTGAGGAAGGCGTAGCAAAAATGGCAGCCGATGGCATCACAGAAGCTATCTCTATCGTTTTGGCGCCGCATTACAGTACATTCAGTGTAAAGTCTTACAATGAACGTGCCCACAAAGCAGCGCAAGAAGCTGGCAATTTGCAAATTACTTCTGTAGAAAGCTGGTACGACGAAGCCGGTTTCATCAAATACTGGTCTGATAATATCGCGGAGATCTTTGCTGGTATGGATAAAGAAGAGCGTGATAAAGCAGCACTAATTGTATCTGCACACAGCCTTCCGGAGAAAATCTTGCAAAATGGCGATCCGTACCCTGATCAGCTGAAACGAACTGCTGATTTGATTCAAGAACAAACTGGTATTAAGAATGTGGAGCTTGGCTGGCAAAGTGAAGGTAATACGCCAGATCCATGGCTTGGACCAGATGTACAAGACCTTACACGTGAACTGTATGAGAAAAAAGGCTACCGTTCTTTCGTATATGCGCCAGTTGGCTTTATTACGGACCATTTAGAAGTGCTTTATGACAATGACTATGAATGTAAGGTCGTATGTGACGAACTAGGAGCGAAATACTATCGTCCTGCTATGCCAAACACAGACCAGCTATTCATCAATACATTAGCGAAGGTGGTATTGGAACAGCAGGCAAGAGTTGAGCGCCATGGCTGA
- the hemY gene encoding protoporphyrinogen oxidase, with product MADKKQIAIVGGGIAGLTTAYYLQKQIRAYRLDYEVKLFEASSRLGGKIDTLKKDGFTIERGPDSFLARKESASRLIHDIGMENGLIRNNTGQSYILAGKKLHKMPKRAFMGVPSDLKPYYQSRLLSTKGKARISVEPMLPKGKRMQDQSMGLFFRRRFGDELVVNVLEPLLSGVYAGDIDELSIMATYPKFYELEQQYGSVVKGLQATMPKPPKQKKDVKPPGAFLSLENGLQSLVEGLEAQLEPGTVQLDTSVDHIERKADHYHLLLGDGEVFRADAAVLASPFFAVQRMLSQYDFMEQLKEMKATSVATVAMTFDASAIKKDIDGTGFVISRNSKYRITACTWTHKKWEGTTPEGKVMLRCYVGRPDDSGIVDLSDDEIVQIALKDLNKIMKIKSKPLFSVVSRWKQAMPQYVVGHLQRVADVRANMAIHTPGVFLAGGSYDGIGIPDCIDSGEQAVQNVLAYLRNKSFS from the coding sequence ATGGCTGATAAAAAACAAATTGCGATCGTTGGGGGCGGCATAGCCGGCCTAACTACCGCTTATTACTTGCAGAAACAGATTCGTGCCTATCGTCTTGATTATGAAGTGAAGCTGTTTGAAGCGTCCAGCCGTCTTGGCGGGAAGATTGATACACTAAAAAAAGACGGATTTACAATTGAGCGGGGACCAGACTCCTTTTTAGCACGTAAAGAATCTGCGTCTCGCCTGATTCATGATATTGGTATGGAAAATGGTCTTATCCGCAACAATACGGGGCAATCGTATATTCTTGCTGGTAAAAAGCTGCACAAAATGCCTAAACGTGCATTCATGGGTGTTCCGTCTGACTTGAAACCATACTATCAATCGCGTCTGTTATCCACGAAAGGAAAGGCGCGCATTAGTGTTGAACCGATGCTGCCTAAGGGTAAGAGAATGCAGGATCAATCCATGGGATTATTCTTCCGCCGCCGTTTTGGTGACGAACTAGTCGTGAACGTGCTGGAGCCGCTATTGTCTGGTGTTTATGCTGGAGATATAGATGAACTGAGCATAATGGCTACATATCCAAAGTTTTATGAGTTGGAACAGCAGTATGGCAGTGTAGTCAAAGGCCTACAGGCGACGATGCCAAAGCCGCCAAAACAGAAAAAAGACGTGAAGCCTCCGGGTGCTTTCCTTTCTTTAGAAAATGGTTTACAGTCATTGGTAGAAGGTCTGGAAGCACAGCTTGAACCTGGCACTGTCCAGCTGGACACAAGTGTTGACCATATTGAGCGCAAAGCGGATCATTATCACTTGCTGCTAGGAGATGGTGAAGTCTTCCGAGCTGATGCCGCTGTTCTCGCTTCACCTTTCTTTGCTGTTCAGCGTATGCTGAGCCAGTATGATTTCATGGAACAGCTAAAAGAAATGAAAGCAACTTCGGTTGCGACAGTTGCGATGACATTCGATGCTTCTGCAATTAAAAAGGACATCGATGGAACAGGCTTTGTTATCTCCCGTAATAGCAAATATCGCATCACCGCTTGTACCTGGACACATAAAAAGTGGGAAGGCACAACGCCAGAGGGCAAGGTGATGCTCCGCTGCTACGTCGGCAGACCAGATGATAGTGGCATAGTGGATTTATCTGATGATGAAATTGTTCAGATTGCGTTAAAAGATTTGAATAAAATCATGAAAATAAAAAGCAAGCCGCTCTTTTCTGTTGTCAGCCGCTGGAAGCAAGCGATGCCGCAATATGTTGTCGGCCATTTGCAGCGCGTTGCAGACGTACGGGCAAACATGGCGATCCATACTCCAGGCGTCTTCCTGGCAGGTGGTTCTTACGACGGTATTGGTATTCCAGATTGTATTGACAGCGGAGAACAAGCGGTGCAAAATGTACTAGCTTACTTACGCAATAAAAGCTTCTCCTAA
- a CDS encoding DUF6434 domain-containing protein — MRPELTRATNADAFLDYYWLKEELIHFCRENDLPVSGSKMEISAKIEHFLRHHMAEQQPAKKRPRNKKRANQPLSRSTIITENHRCSQDVRIFLKQEIGPHFHFSTHIQQYFQSNAGNTYQDAIDAWHEEEKKHQQYAATKKIIAPRSEYNRFIRALFTNTVNKENMHNQPLETWNHNENEPYTHSS; from the coding sequence ATGCGACCAGAATTGACACGCGCTACAAATGCAGATGCTTTTTTGGATTATTACTGGCTGAAAGAAGAACTTATACACTTCTGCCGTGAAAATGACTTGCCTGTTTCCGGCTCTAAAATGGAGATTAGTGCAAAAATAGAGCATTTTTTACGACATCACATGGCCGAGCAGCAACCTGCTAAAAAAAGACCTCGAAATAAAAAACGAGCCAATCAACCGCTCAGCCGCTCCACAATCATTACCGAGAATCATCGCTGCAGCCAAGATGTACGTATATTCTTAAAACAGGAGATTGGACCGCATTTTCATTTCTCAACTCATATCCAGCAATACTTTCAATCAAATGCTGGTAATACCTATCAAGACGCAATTGATGCATGGCATGAAGAAGAAAAGAAACATCAGCAGTATGCCGCAACCAAGAAAATAATTGCGCCGCGGAGTGAATACAATCGATTTATTCGAGCGCTCTTCACGAATACTGTAAACAAAGAAAATATGCACAACCAGCCGCTTGAGACTTGGAATCACAATGAAAACGAGCCTTACACCCACAGTTCTTAA
- a CDS encoding MBL fold metallo-hydrolase — translation MKVTVIGFWGAYPGWESASSCYLVEKDGYALLLDCGSGALSRMPGFIDPKKLDAVVLSHYHPDHVADIGALQHVWQVQNSLKGTEDVLPIYAHEENEAGFKNLTHKFTKGIAYKPDEILSVGPFVISFMKTKHPVPCYGMRISDGESDIVYTADSSYLDEWAEFSKGADLLITDCNFYQDQDGEAAGHMNSLQVGGIAEQAGVKTLFLSHLPHFGEHRQLLEQASSVFGGKVNLAYEGLTWEG, via the coding sequence ATGAAAGTGACAGTAATTGGTTTTTGGGGTGCATACCCAGGATGGGAAAGTGCCAGCTCTTGTTATTTAGTCGAAAAGGATGGCTATGCGCTATTGCTTGATTGCGGCAGCGGTGCCTTATCACGTATGCCAGGGTTCATAGATCCGAAAAAATTGGACGCGGTAGTCTTAAGTCATTATCATCCCGACCATGTGGCGGATATAGGAGCGCTGCAGCATGTTTGGCAGGTGCAGAATAGCTTGAAAGGAACCGAAGATGTCCTGCCAATTTATGCGCATGAAGAAAATGAGGCAGGCTTTAAAAACTTAACTCATAAATTTACGAAAGGTATTGCCTACAAACCGGACGAAATTCTCAGCGTTGGTCCTTTTGTGATTAGCTTTATGAAAACAAAACATCCAGTACCTTGCTATGGTATGCGTATCTCAGATGGCGAATCGGATATAGTGTATACAGCTGATTCCAGTTATTTGGATGAATGGGCGGAATTCAGTAAAGGAGCGGATCTTCTTATTACCGATTGCAACTTCTACCAAGACCAGGATGGGGAAGCAGCCGGTCATATGAATAGTCTTCAAGTCGGAGGAATTGCTGAACAAGCTGGTGTAAAGACGTTGTTTCTAAGTCATCTGCCGCATTTCGGAGAGCATCGTCAGCTGTTAGAGCAAGCAAGCAGTGTCTTTGGCGGAAAAGTGAATCTCGCTTATGAAGGTTTGACGTGGGAAGGGTAA
- a CDS encoding lipoate--protein ligase, with amino-acid sequence MRFIDNEGINDPRINLAIEEYVLKNFGKDDTYLLFYINEPSIIIGRNQNTIEEINTKYVDDNGIHVVRRLSGGGAVYHDLGNLNFSFITQDDGNSFQDFAKFTKPVTDALNKLGVPAELKGRNDLLVGERKISGNAQFSTRGLMFSHGTLMYDSEIEHVVSALKVKKEKIESKGIKSIRSRVANISEFMDHKLPMDEFRDMLLRYIFNVEDTKDVPRYKLTEEDWKAIHKLSEERYQQWEWNYGKSPSFNIQQTHKFPAGNVDVRLDVKKGMIEQIRIFGDYFGVGEVSELEEKLQGVRYERAAIQQALADVNVSHYLGKIEKDDLIDLMY; translated from the coding sequence TTGCGCTTTATTGATAATGAAGGGATTAACGATCCGAGGATTAATCTTGCTATCGAAGAATATGTTTTAAAAAATTTCGGAAAAGACGATACTTATTTGCTTTTCTACATAAATGAGCCATCTATTATTATTGGTCGGAATCAAAATACAATTGAAGAGATTAATACGAAATATGTAGACGATAATGGCATTCATGTGGTGCGCCGCTTATCCGGAGGCGGAGCCGTGTACCATGATCTTGGAAATTTAAACTTCAGCTTTATCACACAAGATGACGGCAATAGCTTCCAAGATTTTGCTAAGTTTACAAAACCAGTAACAGATGCCTTGAACAAGCTTGGTGTACCGGCAGAGTTAAAAGGACGAAATGACTTACTTGTAGGCGAAAGAAAAATCTCAGGAAACGCACAATTCTCTACAAGAGGTCTCATGTTCAGCCACGGTACATTGATGTATGATTCAGAAATTGAACATGTTGTTTCCGCGCTAAAGGTGAAGAAAGAGAAAATCGAATCGAAGGGAATCAAATCGATTCGCAGCCGTGTAGCGAATATCTCTGAATTCATGGATCACAAACTTCCGATGGACGAATTCAGAGATATGCTGCTTCGTTATATCTTCAACGTCGAAGATACAAAAGATGTACCGCGTTACAAACTGACAGAAGAAGATTGGAAGGCTATCCACAAACTGAGCGAAGAACGATACCAGCAATGGGAGTGGAACTACGGTAAATCACCTAGCTTCAATATCCAGCAAACGCACAAGTTCCCGGCAGGAAATGTCGACGTTCGTTTAGACGTGAAAAAAGGGATGATTGAGCAAATCCGTATTTTCGGTGACTACTTCGGCGTTGGAGAAGTTAGCGAACTTGAGGAAAAACTGCAAGGTGTACGCTATGAGCGAGCTGCCATTCAGCAAGCGCTGGCAGATGTGAATGTAAGCCATTATCTTGGCAAGATTGAAAAAGATGACCTCATCGATTTGATGTATTAA
- a CDS encoding M48 family metalloprotease, protein MRRLVIAYSLYVIAIWIFFPFIYPELHTDASRYASIGHAVYFSRLPLLPVLLYIVWKSQRWKELAASLERQLSRLPAAAVFVLVLVLLYGVVQLPFRLAGYWNARHAAISVQPFVDWLREYALSLLLLYLAVTAVVYLSQLLMKKFPQKWWILLWVMLVPCAFFVVYVQPIWIDPLYEDFHRLREGQLRTQIQQLTAEAGIPDATLLEIGKSSDTVTYNAYVTGVFDSARVVLYDTTIEGLEQEEVLFIVAHEIGHYVLHHVYWGTAGFLVLGLLLLWVTKRLSANYLAKRRLQAHQLQAVPLFLLMLTAFQLVSQPVSLYVSREMEQQADAYALEHAPDTEAGIRMFQKMQSVSKGDPDPWPIITWMRSTHPPMQDRIETIKEYIENKQKQ, encoded by the coding sequence ATGAGACGGCTCGTAATTGCTTATAGTTTGTATGTGATCGCTATATGGATCTTCTTTCCATTCATTTATCCGGAGCTTCATACGGATGCAAGCCGTTACGCCAGTATCGGGCATGCGGTATATTTCTCACGTCTTCCTTTATTGCCAGTGTTATTGTATATCGTCTGGAAAAGCCAACGCTGGAAGGAGCTTGCGGCTAGTCTGGAAAGACAACTCTCCAGGCTGCCAGCCGCAGCTGTCTTTGTATTGGTTCTAGTTTTGCTGTACGGCGTCGTTCAGCTGCCGTTTCGGCTAGCGGGGTACTGGAATGCGCGACATGCAGCTATTAGTGTACAGCCCTTTGTTGACTGGCTGCGGGAGTATGCATTAAGTTTACTGCTGCTTTATTTGGCTGTGACAGCAGTAGTCTATCTTTCACAGCTGCTTATGAAAAAGTTTCCGCAAAAGTGGTGGATTCTTCTTTGGGTTATGCTCGTACCGTGCGCTTTCTTTGTCGTTTATGTACAGCCAATCTGGATTGATCCGCTTTATGAGGATTTTCATCGTTTACGAGAAGGACAGCTGCGTACACAAATTCAACAGCTGACTGCTGAAGCTGGTATTCCGGATGCCACACTCCTGGAGATAGGAAAGAGTTCAGATACGGTGACGTATAACGCGTACGTGACGGGAGTATTTGATAGTGCGCGTGTTGTCCTCTACGATACTACGATAGAAGGCTTGGAGCAGGAAGAGGTGCTGTTCATTGTGGCGCATGAAATCGGACATTATGTGCTGCATCATGTGTATTGGGGCACAGCAGGCTTTCTTGTGCTTGGACTCCTGCTTTTGTGGGTGACAAAAAGACTTTCTGCTAACTATTTGGCCAAGAGACGGCTGCAGGCGCATCAGCTGCAAGCTGTGCCTCTTTTCCTGCTCATGCTGACTGCCTTTCAGCTTGTCAGTCAGCCTGTATCGTTATACGTTTCGCGGGAAATGGAACAGCAAGCGGATGCCTATGCACTTGAGCATGCACCTGATACGGAAGCTGGAATTCGTATGTTTCAAAAAATGCAAAGCGTATCCAAAGGTGATCCAGATCCTTGGCCGATTATAACGTGGATGCGTTCAACCCATCCGCCCATGCAGGACCGAATTGAAACAATAAAAGAATATATCGAAAACAAGCAGAAGCAGTGA
- a CDS encoding competence protein ComK, giving the protein MINQSPAVAELTPLTMAVLPKILENGHPGCEVLETENSYSYRTPPSKFIDLACKFYGSSLKGRQAGVKEICGITHKAPISIDPVSGMYFFPTSSPLSHTCSWISHSHIKLMEAAPHQRTRIIFKNGHTLTLDVSYGSMMNQVQRTAQYRFLLDKRIRHLWKYGGDQIAEPFA; this is encoded by the coding sequence ATGATAAATCAAAGTCCTGCAGTGGCAGAACTTACACCGCTTACGATGGCGGTATTGCCGAAAATCCTAGAAAACGGTCATCCTGGCTGCGAAGTACTGGAAACAGAAAACAGCTATTCGTATCGCACCCCTCCAAGTAAATTCATCGACTTAGCTTGTAAGTTTTATGGAAGCAGTTTGAAAGGAAGACAGGCGGGTGTTAAAGAAATTTGCGGAATCACGCATAAAGCGCCAATATCAATTGACCCTGTCAGTGGTATGTATTTTTTCCCTACTTCTTCGCCGCTTTCCCATACGTGCTCCTGGATATCTCATTCCCACATTAAACTCATGGAAGCTGCACCTCATCAGCGTACACGCATCATCTTCAAAAATGGGCATACCCTCACACTTGATGTATCTTATGGCTCTATGATGAACCAAGTACAACGCACAGCCCAATACAGATTCTTACTGGACAAGCGCATCAGGCATTTGTGGAAGTATGGCGGGGACCAGATTGCGGAACCCTTTGCGTAA
- a CDS encoding TVP38/TMEM64 family protein — translation MLLGFSWNDVMEMFRNGTWDDYVRSLLDKYENLGPIPGIALPYLESFLPFLPLVVFVLTNTVAYGLLWGFLYSWIGTSLGAISVFWLIRRYRHTRMINWLRNNKQVKKITEWLDRHGFGPLFILLCFPFSPSAIINVVAGLSRVSLQQFVLAVILGKALMIFSIAYVGDSLSSFAENPIKAVVVAGAIILFWIIGKYVETRLKKKSKKLEQSHKD, via the coding sequence ATGCTCTTAGGCTTTAGTTGGAACGATGTTATGGAAATGTTCCGCAATGGAACATGGGACGATTACGTAAGGTCCCTGTTAGATAAATATGAAAATTTGGGTCCTATACCCGGCATTGCACTTCCCTACTTGGAGAGTTTTCTGCCATTTCTGCCGCTCGTTGTATTCGTCTTAACTAATACAGTGGCATACGGTCTGCTATGGGGCTTTCTATATTCCTGGATTGGTACATCACTTGGCGCAATCTCGGTGTTTTGGCTGATTCGGCGATACCGTCATACACGTATGATCAATTGGCTGCGGAATAATAAGCAAGTAAAGAAAATAACCGAGTGGCTAGACCGTCATGGCTTTGGTCCGCTCTTTATACTGTTATGCTTCCCATTCTCGCCTTCCGCTATCATTAATGTAGTAGCTGGATTATCGAGAGTCAGTCTGCAGCAATTTGTACTGGCGGTTATTCTCGGTAAAGCATTGATGATTTTCTCAATTGCTTATGTAGGGGACAGCCTGAGTTCGTTTGCTGAAAATCCAATAAAAGCTGTTGTTGTAGCGGGAGCGATTATCCTCTTCTGGATAATCGGAAAGTATGTGGAAACGAGATTGAAGAAGAAAAGCAAAAAACTAGAGCAGTCTCATAAGGATTAA
- the lepB gene encoding signal peptidase I, with amino-acid sequence MKKTKRWKWFLSLGGILLVFFFARELIFADYRVDGQSMEPTLQDGNFLMVNKFMDDASSIQRFDVIVFHATKEEDYVKRVIGMPGDTVEVHNDQLFVNGVYRPEHYLENYRDKVDGPLTRDFTLEEVTEQETVPEGMLFVMGDNRRDSLDSRSFGFIPIEKVVGKVDAQFWPMSASGLSN; translated from the coding sequence ATGAAAAAGACAAAGCGCTGGAAGTGGTTCCTCTCTTTAGGCGGTATATTGCTTGTGTTCTTCTTTGCTAGAGAATTAATATTTGCGGATTACCGTGTGGACGGACAGTCAATGGAGCCTACCTTGCAGGATGGAAACTTCCTAATGGTAAATAAATTCATGGATGATGCATCCAGTATTCAACGTTTTGATGTCATCGTATTTCATGCAACAAAAGAAGAAGACTATGTAAAGCGAGTCATCGGAATGCCGGGAGATACAGTCGAAGTTCATAATGATCAATTGTTTGTCAATGGTGTATACAGACCCGAACATTACTTGGAAAATTATCGAGATAAAGTTGATGGTCCGCTAACCAGAGATTTTACACTGGAAGAAGTTACGGAGCAAGAAACAGTTCCAGAAGGTATGCTGTTTGTTATGGGTGATAACCGCAGAGATAGCCTGGACAGCCGCTCATTCGGCTTTATACCAATTGAAAAAGTCGTCGGAAAAGTTGACGCCCAGTTTTGGCCAATGTCAGCATCAGGACTTAGTAATTAG